A single Pygocentrus nattereri isolate fPygNat1 chromosome 28, fPygNat1.pri, whole genome shotgun sequence DNA region contains:
- the prrt1b gene encoding proline rich transmembrane protein 1B — MDPVSPPNIRDDSEMHAAGPPGIQEPPQQPAHRVPPAYPGPPAYDSISILTTGPTNDTDSIHTGHPATDGDSIQTAHPAYDTDSTQTAHLTYDTDSNQTLNPAYDTDSTRALHPAYVLDQMTADDASGQTAAEATGSGNIVNPSEDPPPYSPPDPKLAYLIYPPPLPHYPNQPVIACQPGANTPAFYQPSFLPPSTYPSYAIYMNSPPLGEEQTPLPKDYLVESLLVTIFCCLMSGLVALMYSYETRAALARGDIREGEKASQKARLLVTFSLMFGVFVFVGWIIYVVIAVCA; from the exons ATGGACCCAG TCAGTCCACCAAACATCCGTGATGATTCAGAAATGCATGCAGCAGGACCTCCCGGAATTCAGGAACCTCCTCAGCAGCCAGCACACAGAGTCCCTCCAGCCTATCCTGGTCCGCCAGCGTATGATTCAATCAGCATCCTGACCACAGGGCCCACCAATGACACAGACAGCATTCACACTGGCCATCCAGCAACTGATGGCGACAGCATTCAGACCGCTCATCCAGCGTACGACACAGACAGCACACAAACAGCTCACCTGACTTATGATACAGACAGCAACCAGACCCTAAACCCAGCCTATGACACGGACAGTACCCGCGCCCTGCACCCCGCCTACGTCCTGGACCAGATGACAGCAGATGATGCATCAGGACAGACTGCGGCAGAAGCTACCGGCAGCGGTAATATAGTCAACCCCTCTGAAGACCCTCCGCCCTACAGCCCTCCAGATCCCAAACTGGCCTACCTAATCTACCCCCCACCATTGCCCCACTACCCCAACCAGCCAGTCATAGCCTGCCAGCCTGGAGCCAATACACCTGCCTTCTACCAGCCTTCTTTTCTGCCACCCTCTACCTACCCATCATATGCTATA tacaTGAATAGTCCACCACTCGGTGAGGAACAGACACCTTTACCTAAAGACTACCTAGTAGAGTCTCTACTAGTGACAATTTTCTGCTGTCTAATGAGTGGCCTGGTTGCGCTCATGTACTCTTATGAA ACTCGTGCGGCTCTGGCCCGGGGTGACATCCGTGAGGGGGAGAAGGCATCGCAGAAAGCCCGTCTTCTGGTGACGTTCAGTCTAATGTTTGGCGTCTTTGTGTTTGTAGGCTGGATCATATATGTGGTTATAGCTGTCTGTGCTTAG